A part of Saimiri boliviensis isolate mSaiBol1 chromosome 11, mSaiBol1.pri, whole genome shotgun sequence genomic DNA contains:
- the CDA gene encoding cytidine deaminase — MAQKHPACTLKPECVQRLLVCSQEAKKSAYCPYSHFPVGAALLTQDGRIFQGCNIENACYPLGICAERTAIQKAISEGYKDFRAIAIASDMQDDFISPCGACRQVMREFGTNWAVYMTKPDGTYVVMTVQELLPSSFGPEDLQKTQ, encoded by the exons ATGGCCCAGAAGCATCCCGCCTGCACCCTGAAGCCCGAGTGTGTCCAGCGGCTGCTGGTTTGCTCCCAGGAGGCCAAGAAGTCAGCCTACTGCCCCTACAGTCACTTTCCCGTGGGGGCCGCCCTGCTCACCCAGGACGGGAGGATCTTCCAAG GGTGCAACATAGAAAACGCCTGCTACCCCCTGGGCATCTGTGCTGAACGGACTGCTATCCAGAAGGCCATCTCAGAAGGGTACAAGGATTTCAGGGCAATTGCTATTGCCAG TGACATGCAAGATGATTTTATCTCTCCATGTGGAGCCTGCAGGCAAGTCATGAGAGAG TTTGGCACCAACTGGGCGGTGTACATGACCAAGCCGGATGGTACGTATGTTGTCATGACGGTCCAGGAGCTGCTGCCTTCCTCCTTTGGGCCCGAGGACCTGCAGAAGACCCAGTGA